The following proteins are co-located in the Clavibacter capsici genome:
- a CDS encoding peptidoglycan D,D-transpeptidase FtsI family protein gives MNRELKRVSVFVLAMFVALFVAASVIQVIAAPTLQADPRNSRTIIASYSAERGSILVDGTPIASSVPVDDRYKFLRTYSQPDLYSAVTGYYTLGQGSTGLEDSMNDVLSGTSGTQFFDSLTRTFTGQDPKGASVELTLDPKVQQAAYDALGKLQGSVVAIEPSTGRILAMVSTPGYDPNALASHDRAAVKQTYASLLADPANPLVDRAVKSLNPPGSTFKLITVAAALESGQYTPDSLLPNPSTFTLPGTSTVITNAGEGACGPEPEVSIATALRLSCNIPMAQLGIALGSERIAKMAEAFGYGKSIDVPMSSAKSVFSPDLDDAQTAQSAFGQLDVRATPLQTAMVTAGIANGGDVMKPSVVDSVLNPDLSELSGFSPSRFADPISKETAATMTRMMIDDVQSGVASNARISGVDVAGKTGTAQNGADDPYTLWFTGFAPAESPKVAVAVLVEDGGGRGRSGSGNTLAAPVAKKVIEAVLDR, from the coding sequence GTGAACCGCGAGCTGAAGCGCGTCTCCGTGTTCGTCCTGGCCATGTTCGTGGCCCTGTTCGTCGCGGCCTCGGTCATCCAGGTGATCGCGGCGCCCACGCTGCAGGCGGATCCGCGGAACAGCCGCACGATCATCGCCAGCTACTCGGCGGAGCGCGGCTCGATCCTCGTCGACGGCACGCCCATCGCCTCCTCGGTGCCGGTCGACGACCGCTACAAGTTCCTCCGCACGTACTCGCAGCCCGACCTGTACAGCGCGGTCACCGGGTACTACACGCTCGGCCAGGGATCCACGGGCCTCGAGGACTCCATGAACGACGTCCTGAGCGGCACGAGCGGCACGCAGTTCTTCGACAGCCTGACGCGCACCTTCACCGGGCAGGACCCGAAGGGCGCCTCGGTCGAGCTCACGCTCGACCCGAAGGTGCAGCAGGCGGCGTACGACGCGCTCGGGAAGCTGCAGGGATCGGTGGTGGCGATCGAGCCGTCCACTGGCCGCATCCTGGCGATGGTCTCCACGCCCGGGTACGACCCCAACGCCCTCGCGTCGCACGACCGCGCGGCCGTCAAGCAGACCTACGCGTCGCTCCTCGCCGACCCGGCGAACCCGCTGGTCGACCGGGCGGTCAAGAGCCTCAACCCGCCCGGATCCACGTTCAAGCTCATCACGGTCGCCGCCGCCCTCGAGTCCGGCCAGTACACGCCCGACTCCCTGCTCCCCAACCCGTCGACCTTCACGCTGCCCGGCACCAGCACGGTCATCACGAACGCCGGCGAGGGCGCGTGCGGACCGGAGCCCGAGGTCTCCATCGCGACCGCCCTCCGCCTCAGCTGCAACATCCCGATGGCGCAGCTCGGCATCGCGCTCGGCTCCGAGCGGATCGCGAAGATGGCGGAGGCGTTCGGCTACGGCAAGTCGATCGACGTCCCCATGTCCAGCGCGAAGAGCGTCTTCTCCCCCGACCTCGACGACGCGCAGACCGCGCAGTCCGCCTTCGGCCAGCTCGACGTGCGCGCCACGCCGCTGCAGACCGCCATGGTCACCGCCGGCATCGCCAACGGCGGCGACGTCATGAAGCCGAGCGTCGTCGACAGCGTCCTCAACCCCGACCTCAGCGAGCTGTCCGGCTTCTCGCCGAGCCGCTTCGCCGACCCGATCTCGAAGGAGACCGCCGCCACCATGACCCGGATGATGATCGACGACGTCCAGAGCGGCGTCGCGTCGAATGCGAGAATCAGTGGCGTCGACGTGGCCGGCAAGACGGGCACCGCCCAGAACGGCGCGGACGACCCGTACACCCTGTGGTTCACCGGCTTCGCGCCGGCGGAGTCCCCGAAGGTGGCGGTCGCGGTCCTGGTCGAGGACGGCGGCGGACGAGGACGATCGGGCTCGGGGAACACCCTCGCCGCCCCCGTGGCGAAGAAAGTGATTGAGGCGGTGCTGGACAGATGA
- a CDS encoding FtsW/RodA/SpoVE family cell cycle protein: MASAGVADAPARGRERAPKVPRIRVPRRLRNLELALVVLASVINGGALYLVQLGALGAFDRSFFLPATGLAVLVLGMHVALRWLAPDADPFILPIATVLNGLGIAAIYRLDLAGGYSGWDSVAVRQIVWSGLAIVCALAVIVLLKNHRVLQRYRYIAMFVGLILLLLPMLPFIGQNINGARVWIHIGGFSFQPGEIAKICLAIFFAGYLVTARDSLSMVGVKVLGMRFPRVRDLGPILLVWAVSMSVLVFQRDLGTSLLYFGLFIVMTYVSTGRIGWVVLGAVLFLGGAFGASTLGYVGGRVDAWLNPFDPAVYDAQGGSFQLVTGLFGMASGGLFGQGLGSGMPALTPLANSDFILASLGEELGLTGVFAILALYLLLVSRGFRIGFAGQDDFGKLLGIGLSFVIALQVFIVIGGVTRVIPLTGLTTPFMAAGGSSLLANWIIAALLLRLSDTVRNQPRLVVES, encoded by the coding sequence GTGGCTAGCGCCGGCGTGGCGGACGCCCCCGCGCGCGGCCGCGAGCGCGCGCCCAAGGTCCCCCGGATCCGCGTGCCCCGGCGCCTCCGGAACCTCGAGCTCGCGTTGGTCGTGCTCGCCTCGGTCATCAACGGCGGCGCCCTGTACCTGGTGCAGCTCGGCGCCCTCGGCGCGTTCGACCGGAGCTTCTTCCTCCCCGCCACCGGCCTCGCGGTGCTCGTGCTCGGCATGCACGTGGCCCTCCGGTGGCTCGCGCCCGACGCGGATCCGTTCATCCTCCCCATCGCCACCGTGCTCAACGGCCTGGGCATCGCGGCCATCTACCGGCTCGACCTCGCCGGCGGGTACTCCGGCTGGGACAGCGTGGCCGTCCGCCAGATCGTGTGGTCGGGGCTCGCCATCGTGTGCGCGCTCGCGGTCATCGTGCTGCTGAAGAACCACCGCGTGCTCCAGCGCTACCGCTACATCGCGATGTTCGTGGGCCTCATCCTGCTGCTCCTGCCGATGCTCCCGTTCATCGGGCAGAACATCAACGGCGCCCGCGTCTGGATCCACATCGGCGGCTTCTCGTTCCAGCCCGGCGAGATCGCCAAGATCTGCCTCGCGATCTTCTTCGCCGGCTACCTGGTCACGGCGCGCGACAGCCTCTCCATGGTGGGCGTGAAGGTCCTCGGGATGCGCTTCCCGCGCGTCCGCGACCTCGGCCCGATCCTGCTCGTGTGGGCCGTGTCGATGAGCGTCCTGGTGTTCCAGCGCGACCTCGGCACGTCGCTGCTCTACTTCGGCCTCTTCATCGTCATGACGTACGTGAGCACCGGCCGCATCGGCTGGGTCGTCCTCGGCGCCGTGCTGTTCCTCGGCGGCGCGTTCGGCGCCAGCACGCTCGGCTACGTGGGCGGGCGCGTCGACGCCTGGCTGAACCCGTTCGACCCGGCCGTGTACGACGCGCAGGGCGGCAGCTTCCAGCTCGTCACGGGACTGTTCGGCATGGCGTCCGGCGGCCTCTTCGGGCAGGGGCTCGGCAGCGGGATGCCCGCCCTCACCCCGCTCGCCAACAGCGACTTCATCCTGGCGAGCCTCGGCGAGGAGCTCGGCCTCACGGGCGTCTTCGCGATCCTCGCCCTCTACCTCCTGCTCGTGTCGCGCGGATTCCGCATCGGCTTCGCCGGCCAGGACGACTTCGGCAAGCTGCTCGGCATCGGGCTGTCCTTCGTCATCGCCCTGCAGGTGTTCATCGTCATCGGCGGCGTCACGCGCGTCATCCCGCTCACGGGCCTCACGACGCCGTTCATGGCGGCGGGCGGCTCCTCGCTCCTCGCCAACTGGATCATCGCGGCCCTGCTGCTGCGCCTGTCCGACACCGTCCGCAACCAGCCCCGATTGGTGGTCGAGTCGTGA
- a CDS encoding PP2C family protein-serine/threonine phosphatase, producing MATVTQAAAVSHVGKVRSNNQDSGYAGRHLFVVADGMGGHAGGDVASAVATKRIIEADKPYASAHDAEFALQAGLVAANQLLAETVFEHSELTGMGTTVSALARIDRHVAIAHIGDSRIYLFRRGELSQISNDHTFVQRLVDSGRITPEEALVHPRRSVLMRVLGDVDAAPEVDTQVLDTHTGDRWLLCSDGLSSYVSEERITEILATAGTPETIADALVKESLDHGAPDNVTVVVVDVLDEDDRSAAERPEPEPVLVGSAAQPLAFGDEPSKRAVRIPSLLLHPLRASTAARDAQFEPESDEYLEALIAEDRRRALRRRVTWLVGVALILAGLVLACVLGYRWTQSRYYVGESEGTVAVFNGVQQTIGPIELSHVYARTEVRVDDLQPFYRQQVEQTINADSLAGAQDIVNRLQETARG from the coding sequence GGCCGCTGCCGTCTCCCACGTGGGCAAGGTCCGGTCGAACAACCAGGACTCCGGCTACGCGGGACGGCACCTCTTCGTCGTCGCCGACGGCATGGGCGGGCACGCGGGCGGCGACGTCGCCTCCGCGGTCGCCACGAAGCGCATCATCGAGGCCGACAAGCCGTACGCCTCCGCGCACGACGCGGAGTTCGCGCTCCAGGCGGGCCTCGTCGCCGCCAACCAGCTCCTCGCCGAGACCGTGTTCGAGCACTCCGAGCTCACCGGGATGGGCACCACCGTGAGCGCGCTCGCCCGCATCGACCGCCACGTCGCCATCGCGCACATCGGCGACTCGCGCATCTACCTGTTCCGCCGCGGCGAGCTCAGCCAGATCTCCAACGACCACACCTTCGTGCAGCGGCTCGTCGACAGCGGCCGGATCACGCCGGAGGAGGCGCTCGTGCACCCGCGCCGCTCCGTCCTCATGCGCGTGCTCGGCGACGTCGACGCGGCGCCCGAGGTCGACACCCAGGTGCTCGACACGCACACGGGCGACCGCTGGCTCCTCTGCTCGGACGGCCTCAGCAGCTACGTCTCCGAGGAGCGGATCACCGAGATCCTCGCCACCGCCGGCACCCCCGAGACCATCGCCGACGCGCTCGTGAAGGAGTCGCTCGACCACGGCGCCCCCGACAACGTCACCGTGGTCGTCGTCGACGTGCTCGACGAGGACGACCGATCGGCCGCCGAGCGCCCCGAGCCGGAGCCGGTGCTCGTCGGATCCGCCGCGCAGCCGCTCGCCTTCGGCGACGAGCCGTCCAAGCGCGCCGTCCGGATCCCCTCGCTCCTCCTGCACCCGCTGCGCGCGAGCACCGCGGCGCGCGACGCCCAGTTCGAGCCCGAGTCGGACGAGTACCTCGAGGCGCTCATCGCCGAGGACCGCCGTCGCGCCCTCCGCCGCCGCGTCACGTGGCTCGTCGGCGTCGCCCTGATCCTCGCGGGCCTCGTGCTCGCGTGCGTGCTCGGCTACCGCTGGACCCAGTCGCGCTACTACGTGGGCGAGTCCGAGGGCACCGTCGCCGTCTTCAACGGCGTGCAGCAGACCATCGGGCCGATCGAGCTGTCCCACGTCTACGCGCGCACCGAGGTGCGGGTGGACGACCTCCAGCCCTTCTACCGCCAGCAGGTCGAGCAGACGATCAACGCCGACTCGCTCGCGGGCGCCCAGGACATCGTCAACCGGCTGCAGGAGACCGCGCGTGGCTAG